A window of Erpetoichthys calabaricus chromosome 12, fErpCal1.3, whole genome shotgun sequence contains these coding sequences:
- the yjefn3 gene encoding yjeF N-terminal domain-containing 3 produces MNPSSVPEPEPEQVEPLRYLSKAEAMAIEKELLEDYRFGQQQLIEMWGHACAVAVTRAFPLSSFTKKQPTVLVICGPEQNGSVGLVCARHLRLFEYEPTIFYPKRSQNMLYQDFTTQCEKMDIPFLSYLPTEVQLINDAYNAVIDAVLGMDGVQGDGKEPYASILATLKQVKIPIASIDVPSGWDPESGNQDGISPDVLISLMAPKKCAANFAGKHYLAGRFLPYDIQKKFELNLPDFPGTEHLLQL; encoded by the exons CAAGGCTGAGGCCATGGCTATTGAGAAGGAACTTCTTGAGGATTACCGCTTtgggcagcagcagctgattgagatGTGGGGTCATGCCTGTGCAGTGGCTGTCACCCGG GCCTTCCCTCTGAGCTCTTTCACCAAGAAGCAGCCGACGGTGCTGGTGATCTGCGGACCAGAGCAGAATGGCTCAGTGGGACTCGTCTGTGCCAGACATCTCCGCTTGTTT GAGTATGAGCCCACTATATTCTACCCCAAGCGCAGCCAGAACATGCTTTATCAAGACTTTACAACACAGTGTGAGAAGATGGACATTCCCTTTTTGTCCTACCTGCCCACTGAG GTGCAGCTCATTAACGATGCCTACAACGCAGTTATCGATGCTGTTTTGGGTATGGATGGAGTCCAAGGGGATGGTAAAGAGCCTTATGCGAGCATACTGGCCACACTGAAGCAGGTCAAAATCCCCATTGCAAGCATTGATGTTCCATCAG GTTGGGATCCTGAAAGCGGCAACCAGGATGGGATAAGTCCAGATGTGTTAATCTCTTTAATGGCACCCAAGAAATGCGCCGCAAACTTTGCTGGAAAACACTACCTGGCTGGTAGATTTCTACCATATGACATCCAAAAAAAATTTGAGCTCAACTTGCCCGACTTCCCGGGAACAGAGCACTTACTGCAGCTCTGA